CGTGATCGGCACCGCAGTCCACTCAGGATGTCCACTCCAACGGACGTAGAGCTGATTGGGCAACGGGTGCCCCCAGGTGGGCATCAGCAGCATGTCGTGCCCCTCGTTCGGACGGATGGTTGTGTCCCGCGGAAGATTCCTGTTGACCGGACCCGCTTGCGAAGCGTCGACCTCGACTCCCTCGGCAGTTTCCGTGCCGATGTTTCGCAGTACGTATCGGTTCTCCCTCGGGTTCTCGATCCGCCAACGAACCTCCGTAGGCCGCTCGTGATCCTCAATCTCCGGCTCGACACTGGCGGGATCGTCATCGGACGAGCCCACAGGGGCCGTCGGGCCGACGTCGCCCAATTCCTGCATCTGCCGGCGGACGGCAAGCTCGGCTAGACGGTTCGAGCGTTCAGCGGCTTCTGCGCTCCGCAACGCGGCCTCGGCTGACAACTGCTCCCACCGAAGCGACTTGCGAGACAGAGCCGCGGACCACACTGAAACAAGTAGCGCGACCACCGCGGTCACAGCGGCCCAGACCGCAGGATCAGTCCAATCGATTCCTTCGCCCACCTCGGTGAGGCTACTCAGGTTCACCGACACGGAGTTGCTGGTGCTCCGCAGTTTCCCCGTATAAACGCCCACAACCCTTGGCGATCTTCCACAGACTTTTACAGGCAGTTGATCGACGAAACCTCTTGAACTGCTTGGACTTCCACAGCTTACAGCAACCGTCAGCGGACGCCTCAGCGCCAAACTAGCTACGCGGGTTCGATTCCCGTCGCCCGCTCAGATGCAGACCGGCCCTACCGGCGGAAACGCTGGTAGGGCCTTTTTCGAGGGTACAGCTGCGGGCAGGCGGTCAGCCGTCCAGCTTGGCGGCGAGCTCGGGGCACTCGTACTTCACAGCCACCGTGACGATCGTCGTCAGCGCATCCGGCCGCAGCTGACTGCCCATCTGGATCAGTACATCGACCACGTCCTGGACGGAATCGTTGAAACGGCTCTCGCCCATGATGCAAGCCAGCGACAGCTGGTCGGCAATCGCATCATCCGGCCCGTCGATACCGGCGGCGCGCACCTCGTCCAGGGCCTGCTGCGAGACACCGGGCGTCGGGCTGCCGGTGCTGGGTGTTCTGGTTGACGGCGTCTTCGTGGTGGTCCGCTTCGGCGTGCTCGTGGTGTAGGGCGCGACGTCATCCGGTGCCGTCGCCACCCCGGTGGTGCTGCCACCGCACCCGGCGATCAGGACCGCCCCGGCCACCCCGCACGCCGCAACCGCTGTCTTGCCCATGTTGCCTCCCCCGCCCCGCCCCCGCAGTGCGGCTACCACCGTATCGCCGCCGTGAGCGGTCGGCCGCCGTCATGCGCAAGATGCTTGTCGCGGAACGGTTGTCGAGACGTCGGCCGTAAGCCGATCGTCACCGAACCGCGACGCAACGGCCGCGCGGTCGTCACCTGGGCCATCGGCGCAGGACGTACGGTGGCCGGAGTCATCGGATGCGACTGGAGGTCGAGCTGTGCACCGCTCCCCCGTCGTGTCACCCACCGTGTCCGTGAACGGCATCTGCGTCCAGGATTTCACCGGCGTGCGCGATGCCTTCGAACGGAACTTCAGCGAGCGCGGTGACATCGGTGCCGCGGTCGCGGTCTGGGTCGACGGCGATCTGGTGGTCAACCTCTGGGGTGGCAGCGCCGACGCGGCGGGGACGCGGCCCTGGCGGTCCGACACGTTGGCCAGCATCTACTCCGGGTCCAAGGGTCTGACGAGTACCTGCATCCACCTGCTGGCCGACCGCGGCGAGCTCGACCTGGACGCGCCGGTCGCCCGGTACTGGCCGGAGTTCGGCCAGGCCGGCAAGGAGAACATCACCGTCGCGATGGTGCTGGCCCACCGGTCCGGGGTGATCGGGCCGCGGCATCGGCTGCGTCCGGAACAGACGCTCGACTGGGACGGCGTGTGCGCGCGGATCGCCGGGTCGCCACCGTGGTGGGAACCGGGTACCGCGCAGGGATATCACATGGTGACGTTCGGCTTCATCCTCGGCGAGCTGGTGCGCCGGGTCACCGGGCGCACCCTGGGCAGGTATCTGCGCACCGAGATCGCCGAGCCGCTCGGTATCGACGTGCACGTCGGACTGCCCGCCGCCGAGCACCACCGATGCGCGGAGATGATCAACAAGCCCCACATCCGCGACGTGCTGGCCGGCGGTGGCGCGCCGGGGCAGCCGGCCCGCCTTGACGAACACCCGATGGCCGGGCTCGCCGTGGCCATGGGATTCGTGCCCGACGACGAGCTGGGTTCGACCGATATCGACAGCTGGCGCGCCGCGGAATTCCCGGGCACCAACAGCCACGTCAGCGCGCACGGTCTCGCGACGTTCTACAACGCACTGGCCCAGGAGAAGCTGCTCAGCCGCGAACTGATGGAGCGGGTTCGGGTGTCCCAGGGCGGATTCGACACCGATGTCGTCCTCGGCGCCCGGGTCGCCGACCACGGGTGGGGCCTGGGTTACATGCTCAACCAACGCGGTGTGGCCGGGCCGAACACCGCGATCTTCGGCCACGGCGGTTCCGGTGGGTCGTTCGCCTTCGTCGACCTGGAACACCGCATCGGCTACTCGTATGTGATGAACTATTTCGACGCCACGAAATGCAATGCCGACCCGCGCACGCTGGCGCTGTCCGACGAGGTCTATATCGCGCTCGGCGTGAAAAAGGCCTGACCGCGCCGGACTTCGCCGCGGTCGAGCTTCGCTGTGATCGAGCACAGGAACCCCGATGCGCTGTCGGTACGCTGGGAACATGAACGGCGTACTCGTCATCCTCATCGTGCTCGTCATCGCGGCGATCGCCTTCGTCGTGTTCAACTCGTCGCAGGCCAACGACCGCAAGGCCGCCGAGTCACTGTCCGATGCGAAGGCCGACGCGCGCCGGGTGATCGAACGCCTCGGCGGGCAGGTGCTCAACATCACCGGCAACGACGATGCCTCCAAGCAGGCGATGGCGGACGCCTCCGAGCGGTACACCGCCGCGTCCTCGCAGATCGACCAGGCCACCACCGCCAAGCAGGCCGAGCTGGCCAAGGAGAGCGCCATCGAGGGCCTGTACTACGTGCGCGCCGCGCGCACCGCGATGGGCATGGATCCGGGTCCGGAGCTGGAATCCCTTGCCGGACAACGCACCGCCGGTGCCGTCACCGAGGATCGCCGCGTCGAGTTCGAGGGCAGGCAGATCGAGGCTTCCCCGACACCGTCGGAGCGCACCCCGAATTACTATCCGGGCGGGCGCGTCGCGGGACGTCCGGTGCCCGCGGGCTGGTACTCCGAGCCGTGGTGGAAGCCGGCCCTGGTGGCCGGCGCCTGGGGTCTCGGTTCGGCCATGTTGTTCAGTGCCATGTTCAGCGGGATGTCCGGTGTCGGTTACGACGCGCAGGCGTTCGAATCCGGTTACGGCGACGGGTTCCAGGACGGCCTGGCCCAGGGTGAGCTCGGCGATGGCGGCGGTATGGACCAGAGCGGCTGGGATGGCGGGGACCAGGGCGGCTGGGATTCCGGCGGCTGGGATTCCGGCGGCTGGGACGGCGGGGGCGATTTCGGCGGTGGCGATTTCGGCGGGTTCGACTTCTAGCCGCGACGCGAGATCGTTAGGGTGCTCGTATGAGTCCGAAGACGCATGAGGTGGGGCTGCCGGTCCCACCGCCAGCCCCGTAACTCCAGCATTTATCGGCACGTGTGTTCGCTGCGCGCGTGCGGGTGCCGGCCGTGGTGACGAGATGAATCCCCATACCTCTCACCGTGGAAGCGTCGATGTCTCGTACCCTCTATCTACTTGCCCTGGCCGTATTCGCCATGGGCACTTCGGAATTCATGCTCGCGGGCCTGGTGCCCGATATCGCCGCCGATCTCGGCATCCCGGTCGGCGCAGCCGGTCTGCTGACCTCGCTGTTCGCCGCCGGTATGGTGATCGGCGCACCGGTGATGGCGGCCTGCGCCCGCCGATTCCCGGTCCGCACGAGCCTGACCACCTTTCTGCTGGTCTTCGCGGCCGCTCATGTGGCCGGCGCGGCGACCACCAGCTTCCCCCTGCTGCTGGGTACCCGGGTGCTCGCCGCCCTGGCCAATGCCGGGTTCCTGGCGGTGGGACTGCGGGCGGCCACCGCCTCGGTCGCGGCCGACCGCCGGGGGCATGCGCTGGCGGTCCTGCTCGCCGGTACGACGTTGGCGATGGTGCTCGGCGTGCCCGCAGGGGCACTGCTCGGAATCCTTCTCGGTTGGCGAGCCACGTTCTGGGCGGTGGCACTGTTGTGTGCGCCCGCCCTCATCGGCATCGTCGCCGGGATCCGCAGCGGCCCGCAACCCGAGCCTGAACGGGTCTCGCTGCGCACGGAGTTGGCCCAACTCCGCTCCCCCGCGTTGGCTGCGGTGATGGTGCTCGCCGCCGCCGTGAACGGTGCGACCTTCGCGGCGTTCACGTTCCTGGCGCCCGTGGTGACCGACACGGCCGGGCTGGACCGCTCGTGGATCACCGTGGCGCTCATGCTTTTCGGGATCGGTTCATACCTGGGGGTGCGGCTGGCCGGCCAGTTGTCCGATGACCGGCCCGGCACCGTGATGTTCACCGGCGGACCGCTTTTGGTTCTGGGCTGGGTCTTGCTCGGGACCTGGGCTGGACATCCGTGGGTGCTGCTCGTCCTGGTGTTCGGCCAGGGTGTGCTGTCCTTCGCGGTGGGCACCACGCTGATCACCCGCGTGCTCTATGCCGCGTCCGGAGCACCGACGATGGCCGGTTCGTACGCGACGGCCGCGCTCAACCTCGGCGCGGTGTGCGGGCCCGCCGTAGCCGGGCTGACATTGACCAGCCCCGCCGGCCCCCTCGGGCCGGTGTGGACCGCGGCCGTGTTGTCCACGGCCGGGGTCGTGTGTGCGCTGCTCGCGCCGCACCTGGTGGCCGGGCCTAGAGGCGGCTCTCCAACCGCGCGGTGACACTGGCCTCCTGCAGATCGAGGCGTTCGAGCATGGCGCGCACGGCCTCGTCCTCGATGCGACCGTCTTCGAGCTCGGCGATCAGCGCGGCCCGCTGGGCACCGAGCACCGCCCGGTAAACCGTCGAGAACACCTCGGCCCGTTTGGTGGGCGCACCGGGATCGGGCATCTCGTCGGCGTCCTGCGCGTGCCGGGCGATGACGGCGCGGATCTCGGCGACCAGTTCCTGGTTGATCCCCGCCGGCGGGTGGGCGTGAAAATCGGCAAGCACATCGTCGGCGGCCCGCTGGACCACCTGCTCGGCCTTGATCTCCTCGGCCCGGTCGTCGGCGTGGTCGTCGTTGAATCGCGACAGGTGCAGCCGCCGGATCAGCCATGGCAGCGTCGACCCTTGGATCAGCAGCGTCCCGACGCTGACCACGAACGCGATGGCCTGGATGGTGGCGCGCTCGGGGAAGGGCTCACCGTCGATCGTGGTGGCCGGGATGGCGGCGGCGGCCGCCAGGGTGACCACCCCGCGCATCCCGGTCCAGGAGACCACCACGTTCTCCTGCCAGCTCAGCGAGCGGCGGTCGATCCGGGAGCGCCACTTCGCCAGCGGCCGGTCCCGCGTCGTGCCGCGGCCGGTATCGGGTACCGGGACACTCCATTTCGCCTCGACGTGGCGGGCGAGCTTGCTGCGCCCGAACATCAGGAACACCGACACCGGGCGGATCACCAGGACCAGCACCAGCACGATCGCCGAGGCGATAGCGACCTGTGTCAGTGATTCGTGTGCCTCCTGCAGATCCTGCAGCACGAACCGCAGATGCAGGCCGATGTAGGCGAAGACGAACGCTTCCAGCAGGACGTCGACGGAGTTCCACACGTAGCGTTCCTGCAGTCTGGTCTGATAGCCGGCCGACAATGTCCCGCTGCCGACGACGAACCCGGCCACCACGACCGCCAGCACACCCGAGGCGTGCAGCTCCTCGGCCACGATGAATGCGGCGAACGGGACCACCAGACCCTGCACCGTCTCCAGGCCGGGGTTGGCCAGCCGCCGGCGGATCCACAGGGTGATCCACCCGAGCAGCGCACCGACGACCGGTCCCACCACGGCGCTGTAGGCGAACAGCAGCACCGGATTGTCGATGAACGTGCGGGTACCGGCCACCTGGGCCACCGCGATGCTGAACAACGTCAGCGCGGCGGCATCGTTGATCAGGCTCTCCCCGGTGAGGATCGCCATCACCTTCTTCGGCAGCCCGAGCTTGCGGCCCACGGCGACGGCGGTCACCGCGTCCGGCGGCGCGACGATCGCCCCCAGCACCAGTGCGGTGGCGAAGGTCAGCGGCACCAGCACCAGCCACGCCGACACCGCCGCCACGGTGAACGCGCTGATCACCACCAGGCCCACCCCGAGGCCGAGGATCGGCCGGATGTTGCGCAGGAAGGTCGGGAAGGAGAAGTTCAGTGCCGCCGAATACAGCAAGGGCGGCAGCACCACCGTGAGCAGGATGTGCGAGTCCAGCTCGGGCGGTTCGAAATCCGGCGCGAACGACACGGCAATGCCGACCATCACGATGATCAGGGCGGGTTCCAACCCGCGCCGATGCGCGATGGCGGTCACGACGATGGCCCCGACGACGACGAGAATCAACTCCACCGCAACGATTCTCCCTGCCCGCCGGTGTGTCTGCCGGGCAGGCTCAGCTCTGGCAGGTGGGGCACCAGAACACGTTGCGCGCCTCCAGTTCGGCGGTGCGCACCGGTGTGCCGCACACCCGGCATGGCTCGCCGGTGCGGCGGTAGACGTAGGTGCGCGGCCTGCCCTCGCGATAGGAGGGCGCGCCGCGATCGTGTTCGGGACGGACGACGACGATCTTGCCGCGGCGCACCCCGACCTTCATCAGCGCGACGAGGTCGGTCCACATGTCCTCGAACTCGTCGCCGCCGATATGGGTGCCGGGCCGGTACGGGTCGATCCCGTGGCGGAACAGCAGCTCGCTGCGGTAGACATTGCCGACCCCGGCCATCACCTTCTGATCCATCAGCAGCCCGCCGATGGTGCGGCACGACTTGGTGATTCGCTGCCATGCCAACTCGGGATCGGCATCGGAGCGCAGCGGGTCGGGGCCGAGCCGGGCGAGTACATCATCGACTCCCCCGTCGTCGATCACCTCACACGCCGTCGGTCCACGCAGATCGGTGTAGTGGTCGGCACCGACCATTCGCATCCGCACCGCACCCACCGGCGCGGGCAGTGCGCCGTCCTCGCCGAGCGGTGCCTCGGTGAAGCTGCCGTACAGGCCGAGGTGGACATGCACCACCGCACCGCCGTCGTAATGGTGGAACAGGTGCTTACCCCAGGCATCGGCGGTACGCAGCACCCGGCCGGAGACGGCGGCCGCACCCTCGGTGAAGCGACCCTGCGGGCTGGCCACCACGACCGGGGCCCGGCCGAACCGCTTCTGGTGCAGCCGGGCCAGCCGATGCAGCGTGTGGCCCTCCGGCATCGGTCAGACCGCGATCAGGCCGGAGCTCCGGGTACCGGCGGTGCGACGTGGTCGACCTCGTAGGCGGCCAGGATGTCGATACGACGCTGGTGGCGTTCGGCCTCCGACCAGGGGGTGGCAAGGAAGGCATCGACGATCGCGAGCGCCTCCTCCTCGCTGTGCATGCGGCCACCGAGGCCGATCAGCTGGGCGTTGTTGTGCTCGCGGGCCAGCTTCGCGGTCTCCACGCTCCACGCCAGCGCACAGCGGGCACCGGGCACCTTGTTCGCGGCGATCTGCTCGCCGTTGCCCGATCCGCCGAGCACGATGCCCAGGCTGTCCGGGTCGGCGACCGTCTTGACCGCGGTGTCGATGCAGAACGCCGGATAGTCGTCATCGGCGTCATAGCTGTAGGCGCCGCAGTCGACCGGCTCGTGGCCACTCTTCCTGAGGTGCTCGATGATGGTCTTCTTGAACTCGAACCCGGCATGGTCGGCACCGATGTAGACGCGCATGGCGGTAACCCTACTGACCGGGCTCCGCGGCACCGCTGCCCACCTGCTGCACGGACAGCCCGTCGAGCAGCACGCCCAGCAGGCGTGGTGTGCGTTCGGCCCACTCGTCGGGGTCGACGTGGGCGAGGAACCAGGACAGCAGGATGACATCGCGGGCGTCGACATCAGCGCGCAGAACGCCGGCCTCACGCCCGGCGGCGAGCAGGGCGCCGAGAGCGTCACCGAGTTTGCCCGGCGTGCGCGAGGCGATGTCTCGCCACACCGACGCCTCGACCGCGGCCATCACACCGAACTTCACCCTGGCGTACGCGGCGAGGTGCCCGAACCACTTCCGCAGCGCCGCCACGGGCGGCTGCTGTTCGACCAATGCGTATGCCAACGAGACCAATTCGTCGATCTCGTCGTCGTAGAGCGCGCGCATCAGATCATCTCGGGTGGCGAAATGTCGGTACAGCGTGGCCTGGCCGACACCGGCGGCCCGCGCGACGGCGCTCAGCTTCAGTTCACCGGGTTCGGTGACCAGCCGCCGCGCGGCATCGATGATGGCCGACCGGCTGCGCGCGGCGTCGGTGCGCTCGGCCATGTCCACCCCCCGTCTTGAAAACGGACAACTTGTCCGTTTAACTGGAAACGGACAACTTGTCCGCATCACTTCGGAGGCTAGGCCATGAATTCAATCGCCGACAAGGTCGTGGCGATCACCGGCGCCAGCAGCGGTATCGGCGCCGCCACCGCACGGCGGCTCGCCGGCCGCGGTTGCGCCGTCGCCCTCGGCGCGCGCCGCACCGAGCGGCTCGACGAAGTGGCCGCGGAGCTGCGTGCGGCGGGAGGCCGGGCCGCCGCCGTTGCCGTCGATGTCACCCGAGCCGACGATCTGCAGCGCCTGGTGGCCTCGGCGGTGTCGGAGTTCGGCCGCCTCGACGTCCTGGTCAGCAACGCCGGAATCGGCCCGATCTCACCGCTGACCGATCGGCGTCGTGGCGACTGGGACGCCATGATCGACGTCAACCTGCGCGGTGTGTTGCACGGTATCGACGCCGCCCTACCCGTGTTCGAGGAGCAGGGCCGCGGCCACTTCGTCACCATCGTCTCGACCGCGGGCCTCAAGATCGTGCCGACCATGGCGGTGTATGCCGCCACCAAGAACGCCGTTCGCACCGTACTGGAGGGCCTGCGCCAGGAGTCCACCGACGGGACGCTGAAGACCACGGCCATCTCACCGGGGTATGTGCGCACCGAGTTCGGCGATTCCATCACCGACCCGGACATCCGCGCCGAGATCGACGACGGAATGCAGGCTTTCGCGCTCGATCCCGATGCGATCGCCAGAACCGTCGAGTTCGCGATCGACCAGCCCTGGGAGGTCGAGATCGGAGAACTGGTGATCCGCCCGACCGTCCAGGGTTAGCCGACCGTGATGGCGTCCAGGCGCTCCTTGATGAAATCGGCCGAGGTCACCGGATCCAGGCCCGCGACCCGCCCGATGGGCGGCTCCAGCGGAGTGACCAGCGCGTCGTGATTGGCCTCGTAGAAGTAGATCAGCGATACCAGATCCTCTTCGGGGGCGTGTGGTTGCGGCGGCAGCACGCGATGCCGACCAGAGGGCCAGCGTCGGCCGCTCCAGTACTCCAGCAGGTCCCCGATGTTGACGGTGAGCGCGCCGGGTTCCCACGGCGCATCCTCCCAGCCGGCTTCCTCCGAATACACCTGCAGGCCACCGGCACCGGGTTCACGGTCGAGCACGGTGACCGTGCCGAAATCGGTGTGCGGGCCGATCCGGAACTGGCCCGGTTCCGGCTCACCGACCACGCTGACCGGCGGGTAGTGGTTGATGTTCATCGTCCACGTCGGTGTGCTGGCCAGCGCTGCGAACGGGTTGTCGGACAGGCCGAGAGCTGCCGCGAACAATGCGAGCAGGTCATCGGAGAGCGTGCGCATCGCGGTGGTGTACTCGTCGACAAGGCCCTGCAGCTGCGCCACCTCGGCGGGCCAGACGTTGGGCGCGAACCAGATTCGGTCGATCTCCGGATCCCCGGTCGCGGTCTCCGCGCCCAGGCTGAAGCTCTCCTTCAGATCCGGCGGCGTTTCGGTGCCCTCGGCGTAGGCGTTGGCCTCCGCACCCGGCCCGATCCACCCGTGCCCGCCGACGGGCACCGAATAGCGCTGCTTCACCTCGGTGGGCAGGGCGAAGAACTCGCGGCTGGCGGCGCGCACCCGCGCGGCCAACCCGGGATCGACACCGTGGCCGGTGACGATGATGAAGCCCGCCCGCTGCAGACCCTCGTCCACCTCGGCGGCGAGCGCCCGCGCGTCCGCACCGCCGGCATACCAGCGGGAAAGGTCAACGGTTGCAATGGCACTCATTCAGCCACTCCGATATCTTCGTTCCACAGTTCCGGCCGGGCGGTGATGAACTCCGCCATCATCGACACACACCGCTCGTCTTCCAGCAGCGTCACCTGCACGCCGTTCTCGGCAAGCCAGTCGTGCCCGCCGGAGAAGGTCTTGGCCTCCCCGATGACCACCGCGCCGATGTTGAACTGACGCACCAGACCGCTGCAGTACCAGCAGGGCGAGAGCGTCGTGACCATCACCGTGGACCGGTAGTCGCGTTGCCGCCCGGCATTGCGGAAGGCGTCGGTCTCGCCGTGCACCGACGGGTCGTCGTTCTGGACCCGCCGGTTGTGTCCGCTACCGAGCAACACACCGTCGCGGGTGAACAGGGCCGCGCCGATCGGGATTCCGCCCTCGGCCAATCCTTTTCGCGCCTCCTCGACGGCGACGTCGAGCATCATCTCCGGGGTCACGCAGGCACCCGCTCGGCGGCGATCTTGGCACGGCACAGCACGAGATAGCTGCCCGCGGCCAGCAGGAAGCCCACGAAGAAACCGATATCACCCAGATCGGGCACCGCCCGAACGACAAACCCCACGAACAACTCCTGATTACAGAACAGCAGGAACGAGACCACCAGACCGATCAGGAACGACAGTAGTCCCGGCCAATTCGAATAGGAGTGGTCATAGAGGAATCCATCCACCCGCTGCCCGCGGCGCAGGTACTGGTCGGCGAACACCACGCCGAGCCAGGGACCCACCCAGTAGGCGATGAGCAAAAGGAAGGCCTCATAACTTGCCGCGGCATCGGCCAATGCCCACCACGCCACCAGAAAGCCCGCGATGCCGAAGAAGACCGTCGCCGTCGCCCGGGCGATGTGCACCGGCAGTTTCACGCCGGTGGTGACGAACGCCATCCCGGCCGAATAGACGTTGATGGCGTTGGCGGCCACGGCACCGATCGCGATGGCCAGCAGGGTGGCGGCGGCCAGCGCGCCGGGCAGCGAACTGGTGAAGACGTCGGCCGGATTGTCCGAACTCGCGTTGGTGACGATGGTGACCGACGCCGCCCCGACGATCGCCAGCACCGAACTGGCGAGGAACAGCCCGCTCGCGGCGAGCAGCCCGGTGCGCACCGGCGACACGGTGCTGGGCAGATAGCGGCTGAAATCGGCGGCATAGGGCGTCCAGCCGGCCACATAGCCGAAGGTGGCACCGACCGTCAGCAGAAAACCGCCGATCCCACCGACGCCGCCCTCGACAGCGGGTGCACCCAGGTCGGCCTTGCTCATGATGACAACCGCGGTGATCGCGAAGATGACCGCCAGCACCGGGAACGCCCACCGCTCGAAGGCCTGCACCAGGTTGTGCCCGAAGAAGGCCAACGCGGTCTGCACGATGACCACCAGAACCAGCGCCCACACCGGGGCGATGCCGAACAGTGTCGCCAACGCGAAGGCCGCGCTGATGCTGTTGGTCGCAAACCAGCCGACGCCGGCGGTGATCGCCATCAGCGTCGATGGCACCGCGTTGCCCCGGTATCCGAAGGACAACCGTCCGATGACCATCTGCGGCACCCCGAGCTGCGGGCCGCGCGCGGACAGGAAGAAGTGCGCCACCGCGCCGAGCCCGGCACCGACCACGATGCCCGCGACCGCCTGCCAGAACGTCATGCCGAAGTAGGAGACCGCCAGCACGCCCAGGAAGATGGTGGCGAATTCCAGATTCGGCGACGCCCAGGTCCACAGCAGCTGACTGGGCCTGCCATGGCGATCGGCCTCTGCGATGAACTCGTTGCCACCGGGTTCGACCGCGACGATCCGGTCCCGGTAGCTACCGTCGGTGGTGGGTTCGGCCGCTGTCATTCTGTGCACTTTGACGGCCCGGCCACCGGCGTGCAACCGGAACAACGGAATCTCACACCTACGAATTTCGTTGTCGGACACCTGCCGGACACCCGCGCGCCAACGCGTGTACACCAGCTAATGCGCTGTTGGACAGGTGTTCTGGTGAAAACACGAGCGCGCTAGATTGACCTTCGCAATCGGCAGAGATGGAGACTGGCATGGGCAGCACCACCGCGACCGCACTACGCTCGGCGATCGCGAAACGGGATGTGGCCGCCTGGCTCAGATCGTTCAAGGATCCGGCCGAACGCTCCCATCAGCTCGCCAAGTGCAGCGCCGACGACCTACGGGCCCTCGGCCCGCTGCTCGACTCCGACGGCGCCACCGAGCTGTTCGAGTCGATCGACGACGAGTTGACGGCCTATGTGCTGGCCGCGATGGCCGCCCCTGATGCCGCCTCCCTGGTGGACGCGCTCGACCTCGACCATGCCGCCGATGTGCTGCGCGATATGAAGGACACACCACGCGAGCAGGTCCTGTCGGTGCTGCCCCAGATTCGTGCCGACGTGCTGCGCGGTCTGCTGAGCTGGCCGCCCGATTCGGTGGCCGCGCACATGGTGCCCGAGGCGCTGACCGTCCGCCCCGACATGACGGTCGGCGAGGCCGTCGCGTCGATTCGCGGTGATGCCGCGACGCTGCGCAGCGACTCGCGCACCGGTGCCTATGTGTACGTCACCGACGACGACAACCGGCTGCT
The sequence above is drawn from the Mycolicibacterium neoaurum VKM Ac-1815D genome and encodes:
- a CDS encoding ribose-5-phosphate isomerase; this encodes MRVYIGADHAGFEFKKTIIEHLRKSGHEPVDCGAYSYDADDDYPAFCIDTAVKTVADPDSLGIVLGGSGNGEQIAANKVPGARCALAWSVETAKLAREHNNAQLIGLGGRMHSEEEALAIVDAFLATPWSEAERHQRRIDILAAYEVDHVAPPVPGAPA
- a CDS encoding Fpg/Nei family DNA glycosylase, producing MPEGHTLHRLARLHQKRFGRAPVVVASPQGRFTEGAAAVSGRVLRTADAWGKHLFHHYDGGAVVHVHLGLYGSFTEAPLGEDGALPAPVGAVRMRMVGADHYTDLRGPTACEVIDDGGVDDVLARLGPDPLRSDADPELAWQRITKSCRTIGGLLMDQKVMAGVGNVYRSELLFRHGIDPYRPGTHIGGDEFEDMWTDLVALMKVGVRRGKIVVVRPEHDRGAPSYREGRPRTYVYRRTGEPCRVCGTPVRTAELEARNVFWCPTCQS
- a CDS encoding cation:proton antiporter encodes the protein MELILVVVGAIVVTAIAHRRGLEPALIIVMVGIAVSFAPDFEPPELDSHILLTVVLPPLLYSAALNFSFPTFLRNIRPILGLGVGLVVISAFTVAAVSAWLVLVPLTFATALVLGAIVAPPDAVTAVAVGRKLGLPKKVMAILTGESLINDAAALTLFSIAVAQVAGTRTFIDNPVLLFAYSAVVGPVVGALLGWITLWIRRRLANPGLETVQGLVVPFAAFIVAEELHASGVLAVVVAGFVVGSGTLSAGYQTRLQERYVWNSVDVLLEAFVFAYIGLHLRFVLQDLQEAHESLTQVAIASAIVLVLVLVIRPVSVFLMFGRSKLARHVEAKWSVPVPDTGRGTTRDRPLAKWRSRIDRRSLSWQENVVVSWTGMRGVVTLAAAAAIPATTIDGEPFPERATIQAIAFVVSVGTLLIQGSTLPWLIRRLHLSRFNDDHADDRAEEIKAEQVVQRAADDVLADFHAHPPAGINQELVAEIRAVIARHAQDADEMPDPGAPTKRAEVFSTVYRAVLGAQRAALIAELEDGRIEDEAVRAMLERLDLQEASVTARLESRL
- a CDS encoding DUF1542 domain-containing protein, which codes for MNGVLVILIVLVIAAIAFVVFNSSQANDRKAAESLSDAKADARRVIERLGGQVLNITGNDDASKQAMADASERYTAASSQIDQATTAKQAELAKESAIEGLYYVRAARTAMGMDPGPELESLAGQRTAGAVTEDRRVEFEGRQIEASPTPSERTPNYYPGGRVAGRPVPAGWYSEPWWKPALVAGAWGLGSAMLFSAMFSGMSGVGYDAQAFESGYGDGFQDGLAQGELGDGGGMDQSGWDGGDQGGWDSGGWDSGGWDGGGDFGGGDFGGFDF
- a CDS encoding TetR/AcrR family transcriptional regulator, translated to MAERTDAARSRSAIIDAARRLVTEPGELKLSAVARAAGVGQATLYRHFATRDDLMRALYDDEIDELVSLAYALVEQQPPVAALRKWFGHLAAYARVKFGVMAAVEASVWRDIASRTPGKLGDALGALLAAGREAGVLRADVDARDVILLSWFLAHVDPDEWAERTPRLLGVLLDGLSVQQVGSGAAEPGQ
- a CDS encoding Cmx/CmrA family chloramphenicol efflux MFS transporter; protein product: MSRTLYLLALAVFAMGTSEFMLAGLVPDIAADLGIPVGAAGLLTSLFAAGMVIGAPVMAACARRFPVRTSLTTFLLVFAAAHVAGAATTSFPLLLGTRVLAALANAGFLAVGLRAATASVAADRRGHALAVLLAGTTLAMVLGVPAGALLGILLGWRATFWAVALLCAPALIGIVAGIRSGPQPEPERVSLRTELAQLRSPALAAVMVLAAAVNGATFAAFTFLAPVVTDTAGLDRSWITVALMLFGIGSYLGVRLAGQLSDDRPGTVMFTGGPLLVLGWVLLGTWAGHPWVLLVLVFGQGVLSFAVGTTLITRVLYAASGAPTMAGSYATAALNLGAVCGPAVAGLTLTSPAGPLGPVWTAAVLSTAGVVCALLAPHLVAGPRGGSPTAR
- a CDS encoding SDR family oxidoreductase → MNSIADKVVAITGASSGIGAATARRLAGRGCAVALGARRTERLDEVAAELRAAGGRAAAVAVDVTRADDLQRLVASAVSEFGRLDVLVSNAGIGPISPLTDRRRGDWDAMIDVNLRGVLHGIDAALPVFEEQGRGHFVTIVSTAGLKIVPTMAVYAATKNAVRTVLEGLRQESTDGTLKTTAISPGYVRTEFGDSITDPDIRAEIDDGMQAFALDPDAIARTVEFAIDQPWEVEIGELVIRPTVQG
- a CDS encoding serine hydrolase domain-containing protein, which codes for MHRSPVVSPTVSVNGICVQDFTGVRDAFERNFSERGDIGAAVAVWVDGDLVVNLWGGSADAAGTRPWRSDTLASIYSGSKGLTSTCIHLLADRGELDLDAPVARYWPEFGQAGKENITVAMVLAHRSGVIGPRHRLRPEQTLDWDGVCARIAGSPPWWEPGTAQGYHMVTFGFILGELVRRVTGRTLGRYLRTEIAEPLGIDVHVGLPAAEHHRCAEMINKPHIRDVLAGGGAPGQPARLDEHPMAGLAVAMGFVPDDELGSTDIDSWRAAEFPGTNSHVSAHGLATFYNALAQEKLLSRELMERVRVSQGGFDTDVVLGARVADHGWGLGYMLNQRGVAGPNTAIFGHGGSGGSFAFVDLEHRIGYSYVMNYFDATKCNADPRTLALSDEVYIALGVKKA